A section of the Corynebacterium auris genome encodes:
- a CDS encoding sensor histidine kinase, producing the protein MNHGPGLTFRFLAAQVFVVVISLLVASAVATVVGPTLFHDHMLMAGREDPSLELFHAEQAYRDANLITLTVALPTALISALLASLWLSRRLRTPLQDLTRAATSLAAGNYRIRVPAGEAGPEVTTLAHAFNAMADRLEHTEQVRRQMLSDLAHEMGTPLSVLTAYLDGLQDGVVDWNNAAHTIMADQLTRLTRLMEDIDDVSRAQEHRIDLDLAEEGLGDLLHTAAAAAGEAYADKGVDLQVETITDTARVLVDRQRFGQVMSNLLSNALRHTPAGGQVRIGVHRQGESTALIHVADDGEGIPPGQLGHIFERFYRGDAARSRDNGGAGIGLTISKALVEAHGGTLTATSPGPGRGAVFALRLPLSPPDSEEATR; encoded by the coding sequence ATGAATCACGGACCCGGCCTGACCTTCCGCTTCCTGGCTGCCCAGGTGTTTGTCGTGGTGATTAGCCTGCTGGTGGCCTCGGCCGTGGCCACGGTGGTGGGCCCGACCCTGTTCCATGATCATATGTTGATGGCCGGCCGGGAGGACCCCTCGCTGGAGCTGTTCCATGCCGAGCAGGCCTACCGGGACGCCAACCTGATCACCCTGACCGTCGCCCTGCCCACTGCCTTGATCAGCGCCCTGCTGGCCAGCCTGTGGTTATCGCGTCGCCTGCGCACCCCCCTGCAGGATCTCACCCGCGCCGCTACCAGCCTGGCGGCCGGCAACTATCGTATCCGCGTGCCCGCCGGAGAAGCAGGCCCCGAGGTCACCACCCTGGCGCATGCCTTCAACGCCATGGCCGACCGGCTGGAACACACCGAACAGGTCCGCCGCCAGATGCTCTCTGATCTGGCCCACGAAATGGGCACCCCCTTATCGGTGCTCACGGCCTACCTCGATGGTCTCCAGGACGGGGTCGTGGACTGGAATAATGCCGCCCACACGATCATGGCTGACCAACTCACCCGCCTGACCCGGTTGATGGAAGACATCGACGATGTCTCCCGGGCCCAGGAACACCGGATCGATTTGGACCTGGCGGAGGAAGGGCTCGGGGATCTGCTCCATACCGCCGCTGCTGCCGCGGGGGAAGCTTATGCTGACAAAGGCGTCGATTTACAGGTCGAGACCATTACGGACACCGCCCGGGTGCTCGTGGACCGGCAACGCTTCGGCCAGGTGATGAGCAATCTCCTGTCGAACGCGCTACGGCACACCCCGGCCGGCGGGCAGGTCCGGATCGGCGTCCACCGACAGGGGGAGTCCACCGCGCTCATCCACGTCGCCGATGACGGCGAGGGCATCCCACCTGGCCAGCTCGGACACATCTTCGAACGCTTCTACCGGGGGGATGCCGCCCGCAGCCGGGACAACGGCGGGGCCGGTATCGGCCTGACCATCTCCAAGGCATTGGTCGAGGCCCACGGCGGCACTCTCACCGCCACCTCCCCCGGACCCGGTCGCGGAGCGGTGTTTGCCCTCCGCCTCCCGCTGTCCCCTCCCGACAGTGAGGAGGCTACTCGGTGA
- a CDS encoding alpha/beta hydrolase produces the protein MKITRPVIAGAAAIAIAAGAVPAAAHLSAEPLSEPTVAFEQAGLNRAADAGFAAALETPPAPADPAASEEPAEGEQKDGGKAGAALSPNRPSAAVPGARVRATAAPAGSPAAGQAPAPAEGASAPADDAGSNDAAQGTVQSPVKALTAAPVDYNNRPQSWFNTVQRADHWEALAVPSPAMERGIPVAVRRATDAAGNRVQDAPTVYLLNGAGGSEQNTDWIAQAYNHVEQTFRGQGVNVVIPMEGAFSYYVDWVSEPEVNTYYKGKQLWSTFLGDELPQAIEPHLGANDKRAVVGFSMSATSALLLAEHKPGTFDAVGAFSGCPATSTPLPWFATQLTLNRGGATPEQVWGPMGSELNRHNDALVNSEKLRGTALYVSNASGLAGETDLLGYHLNEDGTNFPVASAAAATLQVEGGVIEGVTNSCTHDLTAKLDSQGIEANFNFRNTGTHSWPYWLEDLSQSWVQTIGPALTGRSAAELGPK, from the coding sequence ATGAAGATCACACGCCCTGTCATCGCCGGTGCCGCCGCCATCGCCATCGCAGCCGGCGCCGTCCCCGCCGCCGCTCACCTGTCCGCGGAGCCCCTGAGCGAGCCCACGGTCGCCTTCGAGCAGGCCGGCCTGAACCGCGCCGCCGACGCGGGCTTCGCCGCTGCGCTTGAGACCCCGCCTGCCCCCGCGGATCCTGCAGCGTCGGAGGAACCTGCCGAGGGCGAGCAAAAGGACGGCGGCAAGGCCGGTGCCGCCCTGAGTCCCAACCGTCCCTCCGCAGCGGTTCCTGGTGCACGGGTGCGCGCTACCGCCGCGCCCGCAGGCAGCCCCGCCGCCGGGCAGGCTCCCGCTCCCGCGGAGGGTGCGTCCGCACCCGCGGACGATGCTGGTTCGAACGATGCCGCCCAGGGAACCGTTCAGAGCCCCGTCAAGGCGCTGACTGCCGCGCCGGTCGACTACAACAACAGGCCGCAGAGCTGGTTCAACACGGTGCAGCGGGCGGACCACTGGGAGGCGCTGGCCGTCCCCTCCCCCGCCATGGAGCGAGGCATCCCGGTCGCCGTGCGCCGGGCCACCGACGCCGCGGGTAACCGCGTGCAGGACGCGCCGACGGTGTACCTGCTCAACGGCGCCGGCGGCTCCGAGCAGAACACGGACTGGATCGCCCAGGCATACAACCACGTGGAGCAGACCTTCCGCGGCCAGGGCGTCAACGTTGTCATCCCGATGGAGGGAGCCTTCTCCTACTACGTGGACTGGGTGAGCGAGCCCGAGGTGAACACCTACTACAAGGGCAAGCAGCTGTGGTCGACGTTCTTGGGCGACGAGCTGCCCCAGGCGATCGAGCCGCACCTGGGCGCCAACGACAAGCGCGCCGTGGTCGGGTTCTCCATGTCCGCCACCTCCGCCCTGCTGCTGGCGGAGCACAAGCCCGGCACCTTCGACGCCGTCGGCGCCTTCTCCGGCTGCCCGGCGACCTCCACGCCGCTGCCGTGGTTTGCCACCCAGCTCACGCTCAACCGCGGCGGGGCGACGCCCGAGCAGGTGTGGGGCCCGATGGGTTCCGAGCTCAACCGCCACAACGACGCCTTGGTCAACTCCGAGAAGCTGAGGGGCACGGCGCTGTACGTCTCCAACGCGTCTGGCCTTGCGGGCGAGACCGACCTGCTGGGCTACCACCTCAACGAGGACGGGACGAACTTCCCGGTGGCCTCCGCGGCGGCGGCGACGCTGCAGGTCGAGGGCGGCGTCATCGAGGGCGTGACCAATAGCTGCACGCACGACCTGACGGCGAAGCTGGATAGCCAGGGCATCGAAGCGAACTTCAACTTCCGTAACACCGGCACGCACTCCTGGCCCTACTGGTTGGAGGACCTCTCGCAGTCCTGGGTCCAGACCATCGGCCCGGCGCTGACCGGCCGGAGCGCCGCAGAGCTCGGCCCGAAGTAG
- the rfbB gene encoding dTDP-glucose 4,6-dehydratase — translation MGRMLVTGGAGFIGSNFVRLVRERGVAEVVVLDALTYAGNRTNLDGCDVEFVHGSVTDSALVNDLVARCGTVVHFAAESHNDNSLAQPSPFVHTNLVGTFTLLEAVRAHGARLHHISTDEVFGDLPLDGDEAFTEDTPYNPSSPYSATKAGSDHLVRAWIRSFGIDATISNCSNNYGPYQHVEKFIPRQITNLLTGRPAKLYGSGAQVRDWIHVDDHNDAVLTILERGRSGHTYTIGAGPSRTTNKQVVELICEIMGGEYVHVADRPGHDQRYAMDATKLRRELGWSPRYSPTIREGLERTIAWYSENESWWRGVKEGVEKRYAQNGQ, via the coding sequence ATGGGAAGAATGCTCGTCACGGGAGGCGCCGGGTTCATCGGCTCCAATTTCGTGCGCCTGGTGCGCGAGCGCGGGGTGGCCGAGGTGGTCGTGCTCGACGCGCTGACCTACGCCGGCAACCGCACCAACCTCGACGGCTGCGACGTCGAGTTCGTCCACGGCAGCGTGACCGACTCCGCGCTGGTCAACGACCTGGTGGCCCGCTGCGGCACGGTGGTGCACTTCGCGGCGGAATCCCACAACGACAACTCTCTTGCACAGCCTTCCCCCTTCGTGCACACGAACCTCGTGGGCACGTTCACGCTGCTCGAGGCCGTGCGCGCCCACGGGGCGCGGCTGCACCACATCTCCACCGACGAGGTCTTCGGCGACCTCCCTCTCGACGGCGACGAGGCCTTCACCGAGGACACCCCCTACAACCCCTCAAGCCCCTACTCGGCGACGAAGGCCGGCTCCGACCACTTGGTACGCGCGTGGATCCGCAGCTTCGGCATCGATGCGACGATCTCGAACTGCTCGAACAACTACGGCCCCTACCAGCACGTGGAGAAGTTCATCCCGCGCCAGATCACCAACCTCCTCACCGGGCGCCCCGCCAAGCTCTACGGCAGCGGCGCCCAGGTGCGCGATTGGATCCACGTCGACGACCACAACGACGCCGTGCTTACCATCCTCGAGCGGGGACGAAGCGGGCACACCTACACCATCGGGGCCGGACCCAGCCGCACCACCAACAAGCAGGTCGTCGAGCTCATCTGCGAGATCATGGGCGGCGAGTACGTCCACGTGGCCGACCGGCCAGGCCACGACCAGCGCTACGCCATGGATGCCACGAAGCTGCGGCGCGAGCTGGGGTGGAGCCCGCGCTACAGCCCCACCATCCGTGAGGGCTTAGAGCGCACCATCGCCTGGTACTCCGAGAACGAAAGCTGGTGGCGGGGCGTGAAAGAGGGCGTCGAAAAGCGGTACGCGCAAAACGGGCAGTAG
- a CDS encoding response regulator transcription factor translates to MADRTPTTATPPGRVLVVDDEQSLAQMVAAYLIRAGFDTRQAHTGTQAVDEARRFSPDVVVLDLGLPELDGLEVCRRIRTFSDCYILMLTARGSEDDKISGLTLGADDYITKPFSIRELVTRVHAVLRRPRTSTTPPQVTTPLIVGDLILDPVAHQVRVGETTVELTRTEFELLVALALRPGQVLTRHDLVTEVWDTAWVGDERIVDVHIGNLRRKLGTDTRGRGFIDTVRGVGYRVGQP, encoded by the coding sequence ATGGCTGACCGCACACCGACCACCGCCACGCCCCCGGGGCGGGTGCTGGTCGTCGATGATGAACAATCCCTGGCTCAGATGGTGGCCGCCTACCTCATCCGGGCCGGCTTCGATACCCGCCAGGCGCACACCGGCACCCAGGCCGTGGACGAGGCCCGTCGCTTTTCCCCCGATGTTGTGGTGCTGGATCTGGGGCTGCCCGAACTCGACGGCCTGGAGGTGTGCCGACGGATCCGCACCTTCTCGGACTGCTACATCCTCATGCTCACCGCGCGTGGCAGCGAGGACGACAAGATCAGCGGTTTGACCCTGGGGGCGGATGACTACATCACCAAACCTTTTAGCATCCGGGAACTGGTGACCCGGGTGCATGCGGTGCTGCGCCGCCCGCGCACCAGCACCACCCCACCGCAGGTGACCACCCCCTTGATCGTTGGTGATCTCATCCTTGACCCCGTCGCCCATCAGGTGCGGGTGGGGGAGACGACCGTGGAGCTCACCCGCACGGAGTTCGAGCTGCTGGTTGCCCTGGCCCTGCGCCCCGGCCAGGTGCTGACCCGCCACGACCTGGTCACCGAGGTCTGGGACACCGCCTGGGTCGGTGATGAACGCATCGTCGATGTCCACATCGGCAACTTGCGTCGCAAGCTCGGTACCGACACCCGGGGCCGGGGGTTTATCGACACCGTGCGTGGCGTGGGCTACCGGGTGGGGCAGCCATGA
- a CDS encoding copper-translocating P-type ATPase, whose translation MPHDHPHSALDEDHRVHGHGEHAGHSTAMFRDRFWWSLILSIPVVIFSPMVAHLLGYHLPAFPGSTWIPPVLGTIIFVYGGTPFLKGGWNELKSRQPGMMLLIAMAITVAFVASWVTTLGLGGFDLDFWWELSLLVTIMLLGHWLEMRALGAASSALDALAALLPDEAEKVIDGTTRTVAISELVVDDVVLVRAGARVPADGTILDGAAEFDEAMITGESRPVFRDTGDKVVAGTVATDNTVRIRVEATGGDTALAGIQRMVADAQESSSRAQALADRAAALLFWFALISALITAVVWTIIGSPDDAVVRTVTVLVIACPHALGLAIPLVIAISSERAAKSGVLIKDRMALERMRTIDVVLFDKTGTLTEGAHAVTGVAAAVGVTEGELLALAASAEADSEHPVARAIVAAAAAHPEASRQQIRATGFSAASGRGVRATVDGAEILVGGPNMLREFNLTTPAELTDTTSAWTGRGAGVLHIVRDGQIIGAVAVEDKIRPESRAAVKALQDRGVKVAMITGDAQQVAHAVGQDLGINEVFAEVLPQDKDTKVTQLQERGLSVAMVGDGVNDAPALTRAEVGIAIGAGTDVAMESAGVVLASDDPRAVLSMIELSQASYRKMIQNLIWASGYNILAVPLAAGVLAPIGFVLSPAVGAILMSASTIVVALNAQLLRRIDLDPAHLAPTDGKEEKAAMSSAAPVR comes from the coding sequence ATGCCCCACGATCACCCGCACTCCGCCCTGGACGAAGACCACCGCGTTCATGGTCACGGCGAACACGCCGGACACAGCACCGCAATGTTTCGGGACCGCTTCTGGTGGTCGCTGATTCTGTCCATTCCCGTCGTTATTTTCAGCCCCATGGTCGCCCACCTGCTCGGCTACCACCTCCCGGCATTCCCCGGATCCACCTGGATCCCCCCGGTGCTGGGCACGATCATCTTCGTCTACGGCGGAACGCCTTTCCTCAAGGGCGGATGGAACGAACTGAAATCCCGCCAACCCGGGATGATGCTCCTGATCGCCATGGCCATCACCGTGGCGTTTGTCGCCTCCTGGGTCACCACTCTGGGGCTGGGCGGTTTTGACCTGGACTTCTGGTGGGAGCTGTCCCTGCTGGTGACCATCATGCTGCTGGGCCACTGGCTGGAGATGCGTGCTCTCGGGGCCGCGTCCTCCGCGCTTGACGCGCTGGCTGCCCTGCTGCCGGACGAGGCCGAGAAAGTCATCGACGGGACCACCCGCACCGTGGCCATCTCCGAGCTGGTCGTCGACGACGTCGTGCTGGTGAGGGCCGGTGCCCGGGTGCCGGCCGACGGAACCATCCTCGACGGAGCCGCCGAATTCGATGAGGCGATGATCACCGGCGAATCCCGTCCCGTCTTCCGCGACACCGGTGACAAGGTGGTCGCCGGTACCGTGGCCACCGACAACACCGTCCGCATCCGGGTGGAGGCTACCGGCGGAGACACCGCCCTGGCCGGGATCCAACGCATGGTTGCCGACGCCCAGGAGTCCTCCTCCCGGGCCCAGGCCCTGGCGGATCGGGCGGCGGCGTTGTTGTTCTGGTTCGCGCTGATCTCCGCTCTGATCACCGCGGTGGTGTGGACCATTATCGGCAGCCCGGACGATGCCGTGGTGCGCACGGTCACGGTGCTGGTCATCGCCTGTCCGCACGCCCTGGGCCTGGCGATTCCGCTGGTCATTGCGATCTCCAGCGAGCGGGCCGCGAAATCCGGGGTGCTCATCAAGGACCGGATGGCGCTCGAGCGGATGCGCACCATCGACGTGGTGCTCTTCGACAAAACCGGCACTCTGACCGAGGGGGCGCACGCGGTCACCGGTGTCGCCGCAGCTGTCGGCGTCACCGAGGGCGAGCTGCTGGCCCTGGCCGCCTCCGCGGAGGCCGACAGCGAGCACCCCGTGGCCCGCGCCATCGTGGCGGCCGCGGCCGCCCATCCCGAGGCCTCCCGTCAGCAAATCCGTGCAACTGGTTTCAGCGCCGCCTCCGGCCGGGGGGTCCGGGCCACTGTCGATGGCGCTGAGATCCTCGTGGGCGGGCCGAACATGCTGCGCGAGTTCAACCTCACCACCCCGGCCGAGCTCACCGACACCACCAGCGCCTGGACCGGGCGTGGGGCCGGTGTGCTCCATATTGTCCGCGACGGTCAGATCATCGGTGCGGTGGCCGTCGAGGACAAGATCCGCCCCGAATCCCGCGCCGCCGTGAAAGCCCTGCAGGACCGCGGGGTGAAGGTCGCGATGATCACCGGCGACGCCCAGCAGGTGGCCCACGCTGTCGGTCAGGATTTAGGCATTAATGAGGTCTTCGCCGAGGTCCTGCCCCAGGACAAGGACACCAAGGTCACCCAGTTACAGGAGCGTGGCCTGAGCGTGGCCATGGTCGGCGACGGTGTCAACGACGCCCCCGCTCTGACCCGCGCGGAGGTCGGTATCGCCATCGGGGCCGGCACGGATGTGGCCATGGAATCCGCCGGAGTGGTCCTGGCCAGTGATGACCCTCGTGCAGTGCTGTCGATGATTGAGCTCTCGCAGGCCAGCTACCGCAAGATGATCCAGAACCTCATCTGGGCCTCTGGCTACAACATTCTCGCCGTGCCGCTGGCCGCCGGCGTGCTCGCCCCGATCGGGTTCGTGCTGTCCCCGGCTGTGGGCGCGATCTTGATGTCTGCCTCGACCATCGTGGTGGCCCTGAACGCCCAGCTGTTGCGCCGCATTGATTTGGATCCGGCCCACCTGGCTCCGACCGACGGGAAGGAGGAGAAGGCTGCTATGAGCTCTGCAGCCCCCGTCCGCTGA
- a CDS encoding transposase, translated as MKQRAIELVLHAQADLDTSRGAISRIAVELGMSKETLRGWVRAHKQSGAATPAESVDCAAQNRRLRAELIEAKRANEILKRASAFFAPECERPHT; from the coding sequence TTGAAGCAGCGCGCCATCGAACTGGTGCTGCACGCGCAAGCTGACCTGGACACGTCTCGTGGTGCGATATCCCGCATCGCTGTCGAGCTCGGAATGAGCAAGGAAACTCTGCGCGGCTGGGTCCGCGCTCATAAACAATCCGGCGCGGCAACCCCGGCTGAATCGGTGGATTGTGCAGCACAAAACCGCAGACTGCGAGCTGAACTGATTGAAGCGAAGCGCGCTAACGAGATTTTGAAAAGAGCATCAGCTTTTTTCGCGCCCGAGTGCGAGCGCCCACACACGTAG
- a CDS encoding heavy-metal-associated domain-containing protein: MITSPPRLLPMASHGCSCCGPASRADTASIPAASDSSAGGSSPSYQVTGLTCGHCAKSVTQALQALPQVDDVQIDLAAGGVSTVTVTGAVPPEMVRRAIEEAGYTVLS, encoded by the coding sequence ATGATCACCTCCCCGCCCCGCCTCTTGCCGATGGCCTCCCACGGCTGCAGCTGTTGCGGACCTGCCTCACGTGCCGACACCGCCTCCATCCCTGCCGCCAGCGACTCGTCAGCGGGAGGGTCCTCCCCTAGCTACCAGGTCACCGGCCTGACCTGCGGGCACTGCGCGAAAAGCGTGACCCAGGCCCTTCAGGCCCTCCCCCAGGTCGACGACGTCCAGATTGATCTCGCTGCTGGTGGTGTTTCCACCGTCACCGTCACCGGTGCCGTACCTCCGGAGATGGTTCGCCGGGCCATCGAAGAGGCCGGCTACACCGTCTTATCCTGA
- a CDS encoding IS3 family transposase: MRAIYDDNYSCYGARTLWAEVNRRGDFGHVARCTA, from the coding sequence TTGCGTGCTATCTACGACGACAACTACTCCTGCTATGGAGCGCGCACACTATGGGCTGAGGTCAATCGCCGAGGCGACTTCGGTCACGTCGCCCGGTGCACCGCCTAG
- a CDS encoding M1 family metallopeptidase translates to MTSHRLRSTPIPGTRDEYTGVEFNLGFHVTHYHLDMDYKVGPNRLAATATLTLNNWRDLERMTLDLDENMKARRVEASGGIAVASFRQSGGKLRIRFAEAVPVDSEFTLSIRYQGNPGTKPTAWGALGWEELDNGSLVANQPNGASAWFPCDDTPDEKATYSFDIRTDRDYTAVTNFTAAPMATYLATVQVGQYSRHRLGPDTYAWLPAGTNPGDVAAQQEMLDFFRDTFGPYPFERYEVVVTEDPLEIPLEAQGMAIFGSNHLSGNERLIAHELAHQWFGNSLGIAQWNDIWLNEGFACYAEWLWAEYKGAPIDSLVREHYDRLPAPRFPLGDPGARHMFDDEVYKRGAITLHALRRHIGDQGFFAGLRDYVANNAHGVVEPRDLIAALAPRADGVEEILDAWLGHAALPECP, encoded by the coding sequence GTGACGTCCCACAGGCTGCGCTCCACCCCGATCCCCGGTACCCGCGACGAGTACACGGGGGTCGAGTTCAATCTGGGGTTCCATGTCACCCACTACCACCTGGACATGGACTACAAGGTCGGGCCGAACCGCCTGGCCGCGACGGCCACGTTGACCTTGAACAACTGGCGCGACCTGGAGCGCATGACGCTCGATTTGGACGAGAACATGAAAGCCCGCCGGGTCGAAGCCTCGGGCGGTATCGCGGTCGCCTCCTTCCGCCAGTCGGGGGGCAAGCTGCGCATCCGTTTCGCCGAGGCCGTGCCGGTGGACTCCGAGTTCACCCTGAGCATCCGCTACCAGGGCAACCCTGGCACGAAGCCGACCGCGTGGGGCGCACTCGGGTGGGAGGAGCTCGACAACGGCTCGCTGGTGGCCAACCAGCCCAACGGCGCGTCCGCGTGGTTCCCCTGCGACGACACACCCGACGAGAAGGCGACCTACTCCTTCGACATCCGCACTGACCGCGACTACACGGCGGTGACGAACTTCACCGCGGCGCCGATGGCCACCTACCTCGCGACCGTCCAGGTGGGCCAGTACTCCCGCCACCGCCTCGGCCCCGACACCTACGCCTGGCTGCCCGCCGGGACGAACCCGGGTGATGTGGCCGCGCAGCAGGAGATGCTCGACTTCTTCCGCGACACCTTCGGCCCCTACCCCTTCGAGCGCTACGAGGTCGTGGTCACCGAAGATCCGCTGGAGATCCCGCTGGAGGCCCAGGGCATGGCGATCTTCGGCAGCAACCACCTGAGCGGCAACGAGCGCCTCATCGCGCACGAGCTCGCCCACCAGTGGTTCGGCAACTCCCTCGGGATCGCGCAGTGGAACGACATCTGGCTCAACGAGGGCTTCGCCTGCTACGCGGAGTGGCTCTGGGCGGAGTACAAGGGCGCGCCGATCGACTCGCTCGTGCGCGAGCACTACGACCGCCTTCCCGCCCCGCGCTTCCCTCTCGGCGATCCCGGCGCGCGGCACATGTTCGACGACGAAGTGTACAAGCGCGGGGCCATCACGCTGCATGCTTTACGACGCCACATCGGCGACCAGGGCTTCTTCGCCGGGCTGCGCGACTACGTGGCCAACAACGCCCACGGCGTGGTCGAGCCCCGCGACCTGATCGCGGCGCTGGCCCCCCGCGCCGACGGCGTCGAGGAGATCCTGGACGCCTGGCTCGGCCACGCCGCGCTGCCGGAGTGCCCGTGA
- a CDS encoding alpha/beta hydrolase, whose amino-acid sequence MSIKRSVLAVAATFSLALGTAPAVAPTFATAAGPSVANAQEGVVKAWDAPNDPPLVVGTSRPQAWVQQVDHQNVLSYKVYSPSMGRDIPVAVIPATDAEGRRVANAPIIYLLNGAGGAEQDADWLTRFGTRDFFKGKGVNVVVPQAGAFSYYTDWVRDDVQSMYINGPQKWETFLTRELPGPIERTLNADQRRAIVGFSMSGTSALVLPTHNPGFYDAAASFSGCAATASPHAYNYARLTVNRASGSGDFRTVTPEMMWGPMGGPYNGYNDALANAEKLRGTALYVSTGTGLASETDMVGFLAGQGIPPAVASIGAAQLQIEGGVIEAAINQCSHDLRAKLNSLDIPAHYEFRNTGTHSWPVWREDIQKAWFTTIAPAFGM is encoded by the coding sequence ATGAGCATCAAGCGTTCGGTCCTCGCAGTGGCCGCTACTTTCTCCCTCGCCCTCGGCACCGCGCCGGCCGTGGCCCCCACCTTCGCCACCGCCGCGGGCCCCTCCGTGGCCAACGCCCAGGAGGGCGTCGTCAAGGCCTGGGACGCCCCGAATGACCCGCCCCTGGTGGTGGGCACCTCCAGGCCGCAGGCCTGGGTCCAGCAGGTCGACCACCAAAACGTCCTGTCCTACAAGGTGTACTCGCCCTCGATGGGCCGCGACATCCCCGTCGCCGTCATCCCGGCCACCGACGCCGAGGGTCGGCGCGTGGCCAACGCCCCGATCATCTACCTGCTCAACGGCGCCGGCGGGGCGGAGCAGGACGCGGACTGGCTGACCCGCTTTGGCACCCGCGACTTCTTCAAGGGCAAGGGCGTCAACGTGGTTGTCCCGCAGGCCGGCGCCTTCTCCTACTACACCGACTGGGTCCGCGACGACGTGCAGTCCATGTACATCAACGGCCCGCAGAAGTGGGAGACCTTCCTCACCCGCGAGCTGCCTGGCCCCATCGAGCGCACCCTCAACGCCGACCAGCGCCGCGCGATCGTCGGCTTCTCCATGTCCGGCACGTCTGCCCTGGTGCTACCCACCCACAACCCGGGCTTTTACGACGCCGCCGCCTCCTTCTCCGGCTGCGCAGCCACGGCCTCCCCGCACGCGTACAACTACGCGCGCCTGACCGTCAACCGCGCCTCGGGCAGCGGTGACTTCCGCACCGTGACCCCGGAGATGATGTGGGGCCCGATGGGCGGGCCGTACAACGGCTACAACGACGCGCTGGCCAACGCCGAGAAGCTCCGCGGCACCGCGCTCTACGTCTCCACCGGCACCGGCCTGGCCTCGGAGACCGACATGGTCGGCTTCCTCGCTGGCCAGGGCATCCCGCCGGCGGTCGCCTCGATCGGCGCGGCGCAGCTGCAGATCGAAGGCGGCGTGATCGAGGCCGCCATCAACCAGTGCTCGCACGACCTGCGCGCGAAGCTGAACAGCCTGGACATCCCGGCGCACTACGAGTTCCGCAACACCGGCACCCACTCCTGGCCGGTGTGGCGCGAGGACATTCAGAAGGCGTGGTTCACCACCATCGCCCCGGCCTTCGGCATGTAG
- a CDS encoding CueP family metal-binding protein — protein MKRAAIAAAALALALTGCSAADPEPTADGTVSQDTFLTVHGLAAMDAVEIIDHLDRQKVTERPTDLIASVRADELLLSSDDQEVMVDLPDNQTYVSIAPYLTSTHDCFYHSLTTCLGELDNEDIQVTITDEATGEVLVDEATTTFDNGFIGFWLPDDATGLIEVSYQGRTGTTEFSTTDDGATCVTDLRLT, from the coding sequence GTGAAACGAGCAGCGATCGCAGCCGCCGCCCTCGCCCTCGCCCTCACGGGGTGTTCGGCCGCCGACCCGGAACCCACCGCCGATGGGACGGTGTCCCAGGACACATTCCTGACTGTCCATGGCCTGGCCGCCATGGACGCGGTGGAGATCATTGATCACCTCGACCGGCAGAAGGTCACAGAGCGTCCCACGGATCTGATCGCCTCAGTGCGCGCCGATGAACTGCTGCTCTCGAGCGATGACCAGGAAGTCATGGTCGATCTTCCCGACAATCAGACGTATGTCTCGATCGCACCCTATCTCACCTCCACCCACGACTGCTTCTACCACAGCCTCACGACCTGCCTGGGGGAACTCGACAATGAGGATATCCAGGTCACGATCACCGATGAGGCGACCGGTGAGGTGCTGGTGGACGAGGCGACAACCACCTTCGACAACGGGTTTATTGGCTTCTGGCTTCCCGATGATGCCACCGGCCTGATTGAGGTCAGCTACCAGGGGCGTACCGGCACCACGGAGTTTTCCACCACCGACGACGGCGCCACCTGTGTCACAGACCTGCGCCTGACGTGA